The following proteins are encoded in a genomic region of Grus americana isolate bGruAme1 chromosome 5, bGruAme1.mat, whole genome shotgun sequence:
- the CCDC86 gene encoding coiled-coil domain-containing protein 86, whose translation MEGECGAAPGPEESGGATPAPASAPAPARQRRKAAKKRKEAAVAAIPRGRPKSGRVWKDPGKKRFSHMIQDKALRTSWARKMKERQERKLVRDLAQQLQEGKRKEREEKKRRREENLKRRLENERKAEIVQVIRNPLKLKRAKKKQLRRVEKRDTLALLQKTPVRHKAATE comes from the exons ATGGAGGGGGAGTGCGGAGCGGCCCCGGGCCCCGAGGAGTCCGGCGGGGCCACCCCGGCCCCGGCttcagccccggccccggctcgGCAGCGTCGGAAAGCCGCCAAGAAGCGCAAGGAGGCGGCGGTAGCAGCGATCCCGCGGGGCAGGCCCAAGTCGGGGCGGGTGTGGAAGGACCCCGGCAAGaagag GTTCTCACACATGATCCAGGACAAGGCCCTTCGCACCTCCTGGGCACGGAAGATGAAGGAGCGGCAGGAGAGGAAGCTCGTCCGGGacctggcacagcagctgcaggaagggAAGCGGAAAGAGCGAGAG GAGAAGAAGCGACGGCGGGAGGAGAATCTGAAGCGGCGTCTGGAGAATGAGCGGAAGGCAGAGATCGTCCAAGTG atCCGGAACCCGCTGAAACTCAAACGGGCAAAGAAGAAGCAGCTGCGGCGGGTGGAGAAGCGGGACACGCTGGCCCTGCTCCAGAAGACACCCGTGCGGCACAAAGCAGCCACGGAATGA
- the LOC129207543 gene encoding membrane-spanning 4-domains subfamily A member 15-like: MAATTVTDSGGVRIITEVIPATDPRAAQLTSGSSPPVPAVTSFQVRGFRKAQPKALGTIHIFTGIIHICFGIILTVSEYRTPSLPVASGVLFWLGLLLVLSGSLLVESEKRDNILLVKICCVVNMGVILSTLVATLLHTTAITHNIPGCDNYMPYQLKAEWCFSAETKILSNGLDSMFVIFCLLEFCVAVAALAFGYNAVRQHNYTRMVL, from the exons ATGGCAGCCACCACGGTGACCGATTCCGGAGGTGTGAGGATCATCACGGAGGTGATCCCGGCCACAGACCCCCGAGCGGCCCAGCTGACCTCCGGCTCCAGCCCTCCCGTGCCCGCCGTGACGTCGTTTCAAGTCAGAGGCTTCAGAAAGGCTCAGCCCAAGGCGCTGGGG ACCATCCACATCTTTACCGGGATCATCCACATCTGCTTCGGGATCATCCTGACGGTGTCGGAGTACAGGACCCCTTCCCTCCCCGTGGCCAGCGGGGTCCTCTTCTGGCTCGGGCTCCTG CTCGTGCTCTCAGGCTCTTTGCTGGTGGAAAGTGAGAAAAGAGATAACATCTTGCTG GTAAAGATCTGCTGCGTTGTCAACATGGGGGTCATCCTGAGCACGCTGGTGGCCACCCTCCTCCACACCACAGCCATCACTCACAACATCCCCGGCTGTGACAACTACATGCCGTACCAGCTGAAAGCCGAGTGGTGCTTCAGTGCCGAGACCAAG ATCCTGAGCAACGGGTTGGATTCCATGTTTGTCATCTTCTGCCTCCTGGAGTTCTGCGTGGCGGTGGCGGCTCTGGCCTTCGGTTACAACGCCGTCAGGCAGCACAACTACACGCGCATG gtgCTGTAG